One window of Paenibacillus albicereus genomic DNA carries:
- a CDS encoding DUF402 domain-containing protein gives MKRKFSDRANWRRILRRSYTCLTLDGDDFRGLVTFYRIHELREPLWKEYNGRRLCLADRGYLWMQHFPRGEHFVVTTMFDDKGKVVQWYIDICKTQGLTDQQVPWFDDLYLDIVVLPSGEVYLMDEDELEDAIQGGDITRKEAAMARKTAGRLLASIKNGRFRYFTLSLRHRKTLAERLGEVSES, from the coding sequence ATGAAGCGAAAATTTTCCGATCGGGCCAACTGGCGGCGTATCCTGCGCAGAAGCTACACTTGCCTGACGCTTGACGGCGACGACTTCCGTGGTCTCGTCACGTTCTACCGGATCCACGAGCTGCGGGAGCCGCTGTGGAAGGAGTACAACGGGCGCCGGCTCTGCCTGGCTGACCGGGGCTATCTCTGGATGCAGCATTTCCCGCGGGGCGAGCATTTCGTCGTCACGACGATGTTCGACGACAAGGGCAAGGTCGTGCAGTGGTACATTGACATCTGCAAAACGCAAGGCTTGACCGACCAGCAGGTTCCTTGGTTCGACGACCTGTATCTGGACATCGTCGTCCTGCCGTCGGGCGAGGTGTACCTGATGGACGAGGATGAGCTGGAGGACGCGATCCAGGGCGGCGACATTACGCGCAAGGAAGCGGCAATGGCCCGCAAGACGGCCGGACGCCTGCTCGCCTCGATCAAGAACGGCCGCTTCCGCTACTTCACGCTCAGCCTCCGCCACCGCAAGACGCTGGCGGAGCGGCTCGGAGAGGTCAGCGAATCATGA
- a CDS encoding cytochrome c oxidase subunit 3, with the protein MSQHIVSPEVHEHHTQEQESLKTAGFWLFLVSDILLFGTLFAVYVVLVGHTNGGPTGKELFEIPLFVTSTFILLTSSFTSGIAVLQMQANKLKGTIFWLVMTLLLGAAFLFLEIEEFMTMVHEGANIGTSAFLSAFFTLVGTHGIHVTMGIFWCIGLILQLRKRGITTVTKRKITNFSLYWHFLDVIWIFLLSVVYLMGVM; encoded by the coding sequence ATGTCGCAGCACATCGTTTCGCCTGAAGTGCACGAACATCATACGCAAGAACAGGAGTCGCTCAAGACAGCCGGTTTCTGGCTGTTCCTCGTCTCCGACATCCTGCTGTTCGGCACGCTGTTCGCGGTCTACGTCGTCCTTGTAGGCCACACGAACGGCGGTCCGACCGGCAAAGAGCTGTTCGAGATTCCGCTCTTCGTCACCTCGACGTTCATCCTGCTCACCTCCAGCTTCACGAGCGGGATCGCGGTGCTGCAGATGCAGGCGAACAAGCTCAAAGGCACCATCTTCTGGCTCGTCATGACGCTGCTGCTCGGCGCGGCATTCCTCTTCCTCGAGATCGAGGAGTTCATGACGATGGTCCACGAAGGCGCGAACATCGGCACGAGCGCGTTCCTGTCGGCTTTCTTCACGCTGGTCGGCACGCACGGCATCCACGTGACGATGGGCATCTTCTGGTGCATCGGCTTGATCCTGCAGCTGCGCAAGCGGGGCATCACGACCGTCACGAAGCGCAAGATCACGAACTTCAGCCTGTACTGGCACTTCCTCGACGTCATCTGGATCTTCCTCCTCTCGGTCGTCTATCTGATGGGGGTGATGTAA
- a CDS encoding class I SAM-dependent methyltransferase encodes MIVTTTDQPSAAMLESAARLAVELGARLEPRRRRTLGQLAAQAGSRELLVVTSTQLRYYGGPEEPPFYFHPSMAYVRVKRLRKGEADPLVELSGVRPGDRVLDCTAGLAGDSIVFAYAAGPDGEVMALESEPVLHAVVRDGLRTYETELPDVTASLRRIRAVRADHAEYLRSLPDGSFDIVYFDPMFRDPVHESSSIGPLRGLANAEPLSPEAVREAVRVARRAVVLKETNHSPEFDRLGFVRCPGKKTSAVGYGVIAIGKPDPA; translated from the coding sequence ATGATCGTAACGACGACGGATCAGCCGTCGGCGGCGATGCTGGAGTCGGCGGCCCGTCTGGCCGTGGAGCTCGGGGCGCGGCTCGAGCCGCGCCGTCGGCGCACGCTCGGACAGCTTGCCGCACAGGCGGGGAGCCGGGAGCTGCTCGTCGTGACGAGCACGCAGCTGCGCTATTACGGCGGCCCCGAGGAGCCGCCGTTCTATTTTCATCCGAGCATGGCCTACGTGCGGGTCAAGAGGCTGCGCAAGGGCGAGGCCGATCCGCTCGTCGAGCTGTCCGGCGTCCGCCCGGGCGACCGGGTGCTGGACTGCACGGCCGGGCTCGCCGGCGATTCGATCGTGTTCGCCTATGCGGCCGGTCCGGACGGCGAAGTGATGGCGCTTGAAAGCGAGCCGGTGCTGCATGCGGTCGTGCGCGACGGACTGCGGACGTACGAGACGGAGCTGCCCGACGTGACGGCCTCGCTGCGCCGCATCCGCGCGGTGCGCGCCGATCATGCGGAGTACCTCCGCTCGCTCCCGGACGGCAGCTTCGACATCGTCTATTTCGACCCGATGTTCCGCGATCCGGTACACGAGTCGAGCTCGATCGGCCCGCTGCGCGGCCTTGCCAATGCCGAGCCGCTGAGTCCCGAGGCCGTCCGCGAGGCGGTGCGGGTCGCGCGACGCGCCGTCGTGCTCAAGGAAACGAACCACAGTCCCGAATTCGACCGGCTCGGCTTCGTCCGCTGCCCGGGCAAGAAGACGTCGGCTGTCGGATATGGAGTGATTGCAATTGGCAAGCCTGACCCCGCGTAA
- the cyoD gene encoding cytochrome o ubiquinol oxidase subunit IV — translation MSQHSSNHGHGHHEEQHSHGSLKSYTIGFLLSIVLTIIPMVVVFNGLLERTATLVVILLTAVAQLLVQLIFFMHIREADQPRYNLMALILGGILVITIVAGSVWIMSFNSVVQ, via the coding sequence ATGAGCCAGCATTCGTCCAACCATGGCCACGGCCACCACGAGGAGCAGCACAGCCACGGCTCGCTGAAGTCGTACACGATCGGCTTCCTTCTGTCGATCGTGCTGACGATCATCCCGATGGTCGTCGTGTTCAACGGGCTGCTGGAGCGCACCGCTACGCTGGTCGTTATCCTCCTTACGGCGGTCGCGCAGCTGCTCGTGCAGCTGATCTTCTTCATGCACATCCGCGAAGCGGATCAGCCGAGGTACAACCTCATGGCGCTCATCCTCGGCGGGATCCTCGTCATTACGATCGTCGCCGGCTCCGTATGGATCATGTCCTTCAACTCGGTCGTGCAGTAA
- a CDS encoding transglycosylase domain-containing protein, whose protein sequence is MPEQRKKGEGRPSGAKAAKGRKRSRVSRKRKWFYGLFFAGALGVVCAIVGYLLVILNGERILAANRDVLLRGDASAIYDSSNAKIASLASVNSQDAQFSELPEMLRNAFIATEDKRFENHSGIDVIGIGRAVVKDIIARSAVEGASTITQQLARNLFLNQDKTFFRKATEASIAVALENQLSKDEILTMYLNRIYFGNGVYGVKLAAKYYFNSSLEDLKLWQMATLAAIPKAPSYYNPKDDAERSAGRRAVVLTLMKNQGYITEAEMDEAKAVVYKPFDSYSTGSTRNKFMSYVDYAIKEAVQVTGRTEDEIRLGGFKIYTALNATAQQTVEDAFDDDSNFEKSPDDQKQQGAMVIMDHSDGSIKAMIGGRDYVRKGWNRVTVPRQPGSAFKPITVYGPALDTGEYTPSSIIRDDKKCYGDYCPTDSNRIKYIGPVSIAQSLKESRNASAVWLLNEIGVGKGIAFSEKLGMPLDKAKDRNLSIALGGLTTGVSPLQMATAYSAFANDGRSVDAHTIVRIESSDGATIYEYAGPKPKQLMKEETAAYMTQIMQGVIQSGGTGRGAAIDRPLAGKTGTTQHGIPGLKSSYNRDAWFVGYTPEWTAAVWMGYDKTDKEHLLKKSSSAAATLFSKVMERAMKDVPRGSFDKAPAPTPQTPPPGERPDQVLDLQGRYDENAMLVSLSWSPVEGEGISYRIFRKGEGEADYARILDAASPEAADMAVAPGMSYEYYVTAYDDEGGLESVPSAKIFVDIPGVELTPSPTPSEPPMTEPPAEEGPGSGEGPGNGNGNGNGNGNGNGNGNGNGNGNGNGNNSGGNRPGEGGRPGDGNGSGGAEPTEPPVPTPTPTSTPTSTPSEPAGSLGGQPSAEGPASGGEAAQGAGFVSP, encoded by the coding sequence ATGCCAGAACAGAGAAAAAAAGGGGAAGGCCGCCCGTCCGGGGCCAAAGCGGCAAAAGGGCGCAAGCGCTCGCGCGTGAGCCGCAAGCGGAAATGGTTTTACGGATTGTTCTTTGCCGGCGCGCTAGGCGTCGTCTGCGCCATCGTCGGCTATCTGCTCGTCATCCTGAACGGCGAGCGCATTCTCGCGGCCAACCGCGACGTGCTGCTGCGCGGCGACGCATCCGCGATCTACGACTCGAGCAACGCCAAGATCGCGAGCCTCGCTTCCGTCAACTCGCAGGACGCGCAGTTCAGCGAGCTGCCGGAAATGCTCCGCAACGCGTTCATCGCGACCGAGGACAAGCGGTTCGAGAATCACTCGGGCATCGACGTGATCGGCATCGGCCGCGCCGTCGTCAAGGACATCATCGCGCGCAGCGCGGTGGAGGGCGCCAGCACGATCACGCAGCAGCTGGCCCGCAACCTGTTCCTCAACCAGGACAAGACCTTTTTCCGCAAGGCGACGGAAGCCTCGATCGCCGTCGCGCTGGAGAACCAGCTCAGCAAGGACGAGATTCTGACGATGTACCTCAACCGGATTTATTTCGGCAACGGGGTCTATGGAGTCAAGCTCGCCGCCAAGTACTATTTCAACAGCAGCCTGGAGGATCTCAAGCTGTGGCAGATGGCCACGCTGGCCGCGATTCCCAAGGCTCCGAGCTATTATAATCCGAAAGACGACGCGGAGCGCTCCGCCGGACGCCGGGCGGTCGTGCTGACGCTCATGAAGAATCAAGGCTACATCACCGAGGCTGAGATGGATGAAGCCAAGGCTGTCGTCTACAAGCCGTTCGACAGCTACAGCACCGGCAGCACGCGCAACAAGTTCATGAGCTACGTCGATTACGCCATCAAGGAAGCGGTCCAGGTGACGGGCCGCACCGAGGACGAGATCCGCCTCGGCGGATTCAAGATCTACACGGCGCTCAACGCGACGGCTCAGCAGACGGTGGAGGATGCGTTCGACGACGACAGCAACTTCGAAAAATCGCCCGACGACCAGAAGCAGCAGGGCGCGATGGTCATCATGGATCATAGCGACGGCTCGATCAAGGCGATGATCGGCGGCCGCGACTACGTCCGCAAGGGCTGGAACCGCGTCACGGTGCCGCGCCAACCGGGCTCGGCCTTCAAGCCGATCACCGTCTACGGACCGGCTCTCGACACCGGCGAGTACACGCCGAGTTCCATTATCCGCGACGACAAGAAATGTTACGGCGATTACTGCCCGACCGACTCCAACCGCATCAAGTACATCGGTCCGGTGTCGATCGCCCAGTCGCTCAAGGAATCGCGCAACGCCTCGGCGGTGTGGCTGCTCAACGAGATCGGCGTCGGCAAGGGCATCGCCTTCTCCGAGAAGCTCGGCATGCCGCTCGACAAGGCGAAGGACCGCAACCTGAGCATCGCGCTCGGCGGCCTTACGACCGGCGTCTCGCCGCTGCAGATGGCGACCGCCTACAGCGCCTTCGCCAACGACGGACGCTCGGTCGACGCGCACACGATCGTGCGCATCGAGAGCTCCGACGGAGCGACGATCTACGAGTATGCCGGTCCCAAGCCGAAGCAGCTCATGAAGGAAGAGACGGCCGCCTACATGACGCAGATCATGCAGGGAGTCATCCAATCCGGCGGCACCGGCAGAGGGGCGGCGATCGACCGTCCTCTCGCCGGCAAGACGGGCACGACCCAGCACGGCATCCCCGGGCTCAAGTCGAGCTACAACCGCGACGCCTGGTTCGTCGGCTACACGCCCGAATGGACGGCTGCGGTATGGATGGGCTACGACAAGACGGACAAGGAGCATCTGCTCAAGAAAAGCAGCTCCGCGGCGGCGACCCTGTTTTCCAAAGTGATGGAGCGGGCGATGAAGGACGTGCCGAGAGGCTCCTTCGACAAGGCTCCGGCTCCGACTCCCCAGACCCCGCCACCGGGCGAACGGCCCGATCAGGTGCTGGACCTGCAAGGCCGCTATGACGAGAACGCGATGCTCGTCTCGCTGAGCTGGTCGCCGGTCGAAGGCGAGGGCATCAGCTACCGCATCTTCCGCAAAGGAGAAGGCGAGGCGGATTATGCCCGCATTCTTGACGCGGCTTCGCCGGAAGCGGCGGATATGGCGGTCGCTCCGGGCATGAGCTATGAATACTACGTCACCGCCTATGACGATGAGGGGGGACTCGAAAGCGTTCCTTCGGCCAAAATCTTCGTGGACATTCCGGGAGTCGAGCTTACTCCGAGCCCGACGCCGAGCGAGCCGCCGATGACGGAGCCGCCGGCCGAGGAAGGCCCAGGCAGCGGAGAAGGTCCCGGCAACGGCAACGGCAATGGAAACGGCAACGGCAACGGCAATGGAAACGGCAATGGCAACGGCAATGGAAACGGCAACGGCAATAACAGCGGCGGCAATCGTCCCGGCGAAGGCGGCAGGCCGGGAGACGGCAACGGTTCCGGCGGCGCGGAGCCGACCGAACCGCCTGTTCCGACGCCGACGCCGACTTCGACGCCGACTTCGACGCCGAGCGAGCCGGCCGGCTCGCTCGGTGGCCAGCCGTCGGCTGAAGGTCCCGCCAGCGGCGGCGAAGCCGCTCAAGGAGCCGGCTTCGTCTCGCCATGA
- the hfq gene encoding RNA chaperone Hfq: MNKSINIQDTFLNQLRKDSIPVTVYLTNGFQIRGVIRAFDNFTIVIDSDGRQQMVYKHAISTFTPQRNVSLMQQETPGAGA; encoded by the coding sequence ATGAACAAATCCATCAATATTCAAGATACGTTCCTGAACCAGCTGCGCAAGGACAGCATCCCGGTGACGGTCTACCTGACGAACGGCTTCCAGATCCGGGGCGTCATCCGCGCCTTCGACAACTTCACGATCGTCATCGACTCGGACGGACGCCAGCAGATGGTTTACAAGCATGCCATCTCGACGTTCACGCCGCAGCGCAACGTATCGCTGATGCAGCAGGAGACGCCGGGCGCAGGAGCCTGA
- a CDS encoding cbb3-type cytochrome c oxidase subunit I: protein MWDSIKEFAGDFFVTGDPLIYGADVSIALVSIAIVFVLTYFKKWKWLWTEWLTTVDHKKIGIMYLIASLLMLFRGGVDALLMRTQLALPEVEFLQADHYNAIFTTHGTIMILFMAMPMMFALFNMVVPLQLGARDVAFPFLNALSFWLFLFGAMLFNISFVIGGSPDAGWLSYPPLSELSGSPGRGQDFYIWGIQISGIGSLMTGINFIVTILKMRAPGMKLMKMPLFSWSVLSSCITILFAFPILTVTLALLFLDRYFGAHFFTLDGGGMSMMYVNLIWMWGHPEVYIVVLPAFGIFSEIVATFSRKTIFGYKSMVFAMMVISVLSFFTWVHHFYTMGSSADVNAFFAISTMAIAIPTGVKVFNWLFTMYRGRISFELPMLWTMGFIPCFLVGGATGVMLAVAPADFQYHNSYFLIAHFHQVLIGGVVFGYLAGIYYWWPKLFGFKLDEKRGRWAFWTWNIGFYLCFFPQYFLGLDGMTRRVYTYEWDRGWAALNFTSTIGAFLMGIGFIFQVWQIAWSVRNGQRDKTGDIWNGRTLEWSIPSPPPAYNFAVVPQVRKVDDWWHEKEDRAKGIERPKQELEPIHMPKNSGIPIIMSGFWFLVGFGFTFDWLWMVIVGFLGVFGCLYARSFTYDVDYYLPVDEVKKTEQKLRGATS, encoded by the coding sequence ATGTGGGATTCCATCAAAGAGTTCGCCGGCGATTTCTTCGTCACCGGCGACCCGCTCATCTACGGTGCGGACGTATCGATCGCGCTCGTCAGCATCGCGATCGTCTTTGTCCTGACCTACTTCAAGAAATGGAAGTGGCTCTGGACGGAATGGCTGACGACGGTCGACCATAAGAAGATCGGCATCATGTATCTGATCGCGTCGCTGCTCATGCTGTTCCGCGGCGGGGTGGACGCCCTGCTCATGCGCACCCAGCTGGCGCTGCCGGAGGTCGAGTTCCTCCAGGCGGACCACTACAACGCGATCTTCACGACGCACGGCACGATCATGATCCTGTTCATGGCGATGCCGATGATGTTCGCGCTGTTCAACATGGTCGTGCCGCTGCAGCTCGGCGCGCGCGACGTCGCGTTCCCGTTCCTGAACGCGCTCAGCTTCTGGCTGTTCCTGTTCGGCGCGATGCTGTTCAACATCAGCTTCGTCATCGGGGGCTCCCCGGACGCCGGCTGGCTCAGCTATCCGCCGCTGTCGGAGCTGTCGGGAAGTCCGGGCAGAGGACAGGACTTCTACATCTGGGGCATCCAGATTTCCGGCATCGGCTCCTTGATGACCGGCATCAACTTCATCGTCACGATTCTGAAGATGCGCGCTCCGGGCATGAAGCTCATGAAGATGCCGCTCTTCTCCTGGTCCGTGCTGTCTTCCTGCATCACGATCCTGTTCGCCTTCCCGATCCTGACGGTGACGCTGGCGCTGCTGTTCCTCGACCGCTACTTCGGGGCGCACTTCTTCACGCTGGACGGCGGCGGCATGTCCATGATGTACGTCAACCTCATCTGGATGTGGGGACACCCCGAGGTGTACATCGTCGTCCTGCCGGCGTTCGGCATCTTCTCCGAGATCGTCGCGACATTCTCGCGCAAGACGATCTTCGGCTACAAGTCGATGGTGTTCGCGATGATGGTCATCAGCGTGCTCAGCTTCTTCACCTGGGTCCATCACTTCTATACGATGGGCTCGAGCGCGGACGTCAACGCCTTCTTCGCCATCTCGACGATGGCGATCGCGATCCCGACCGGGGTCAAGGTGTTCAACTGGCTGTTCACGATGTATCGAGGACGGATCAGCTTCGAGCTGCCGATGCTGTGGACGATGGGCTTCATCCCATGCTTCCTCGTCGGCGGCGCGACCGGCGTCATGCTGGCCGTCGCTCCGGCCGACTTCCAGTACCACAACAGCTACTTCCTGATCGCCCACTTCCATCAGGTGCTCATCGGCGGCGTCGTGTTCGGCTATCTCGCCGGCATCTACTACTGGTGGCCGAAGCTGTTCGGCTTCAAGCTTGACGAGAAGCGCGGACGGTGGGCCTTCTGGACATGGAACATCGGCTTCTACCTTTGCTTCTTCCCGCAGTACTTCCTCGGCCTCGACGGCATGACGCGCCGCGTCTACACGTACGAGTGGGACCGCGGATGGGCTGCGCTCAACTTCACGAGCACGATCGGCGCGTTCCTGATGGGCATCGGCTTCATCTTCCAGGTATGGCAGATCGCCTGGAGCGTGCGCAACGGCCAGCGCGACAAGACCGGAGACATCTGGAACGGACGCACGCTGGAGTGGTCGATTCCATCGCCGCCTCCGGCCTACAACTTCGCGGTCGTGCCGCAGGTGCGCAAGGTCGACGACTGGTGGCATGAGAAGGAAGACCGCGCCAAAGGCATCGAGCGGCCGAAGCAGGAGCTGGAGCCGATCCACATGCCGAAAAACTCGGGCATCCCGATCATTATGTCCGGCTTCTGGTTCCTGGTCGGATTCGGCTTCACGTTCGACTGGCTCTGGATGGTCATCGTCGGCTTCCTCGGCGTGTTCGGCTGCCTGTATGCCCGCTCGTTCACCTATGACGTGGACTATTACCTCCCGGTGGACGAGGTCAAGAAAACGGAACAGAAGTTAAGGGGGGCGACGAGCTAA
- a CDS encoding peptidylprolyl isomerase, with protein sequence MNRMHASLSALLLASALVLGGCGAKSDQDASGGAGGAPAGTPVPSSSPAPSAEPSKQWDKAPDMAIDPNKTYKAVVKTTEGEFTINLFAKDAPQTVNNFVFLSKEGFYEGVVFHRIIQEFMIQTGDPTGTGAGGPGYSIPDELNNGHSYVKYVVAMANAGPNTGGSQFFIGTGDSVRGLDAQPNYAIFGEIESGQDVVDKIAATPVGPSDAGNEVSKPQTTVKMESIEIRES encoded by the coding sequence ATGAACCGCATGCATGCTTCCCTGTCCGCCTTGCTGCTCGCCTCCGCCCTCGTGCTGGGCGGCTGCGGCGCCAAATCCGACCAAGACGCCTCCGGCGGAGCCGGCGGCGCTCCTGCCGGAACGCCCGTTCCGTCCAGCTCGCCGGCACCGTCGGCCGAGCCCTCCAAGCAGTGGGACAAGGCCCCCGACATGGCCATCGACCCGAACAAGACCTACAAAGCCGTCGTCAAGACGACGGAAGGCGAGTTCACGATCAATCTGTTCGCGAAGGACGCTCCGCAAACCGTCAACAACTTCGTCTTCCTTTCCAAAGAGGGCTTCTACGAAGGGGTCGTGTTCCACCGCATCATCCAGGAGTTCATGATCCAGACCGGAGACCCGACCGGCACCGGCGCGGGCGGTCCCGGCTATTCGATTCCCGATGAGCTGAACAACGGCCACTCCTACGTCAAGTACGTCGTCGCGATGGCCAATGCCGGCCCGAATACGGGCGGCAGCCAGTTCTTCATCGGCACCGGCGACAGCGTGCGCGGCCTCGACGCCCAGCCGAACTACGCGATCTTCGGCGAGATCGAAAGCGGACAGGACGTCGTGGACAAGATCGCGGCGACGCCGGTCGGCCCGAGCGATGCGGGCAACGAGGTCAGCAAGCCGCAGACGACGGTCAAGATGGAGTCCATCGAGATCCGCGAGAGCTGA
- the miaA gene encoding tRNA (adenosine(37)-N6)-dimethylallyltransferase MiaA: MQLASLTPRKPPLLVLLGPTAAGKTKLSLELARAYGAEIISGDSMQVYRGMDIGTAKIKPEETEGVPHHLIDIRDPREPYSAADFQEACSRLIPEIAGRGRLPFIVGGTGLYIESVCYGYRFSQAASDEAYRSELQAFADARGPEALHARLAAADPESAQRLHPNDVRRVIRALEILHLTGETMSGQLAGQKKESPYELCLLGLTMDRAELYRRIERRIDAMMEEGLADEVARLLASGVPDDAVAMQGLGYKELVPWLRGESDREEAVELLKRDTRRFAKRQLSWFRHMKDIEWIDMGENFHNNLNRIHAILAGKLGFGLEYANNQSSCDGGNSQ, translated from the coding sequence TTGCAATTGGCAAGCCTGACCCCGCGTAAGCCGCCGCTGCTCGTCCTGCTCGGACCGACGGCGGCGGGCAAGACCAAGCTGAGCCTCGAGCTCGCACGAGCCTACGGCGCGGAGATCATCTCCGGCGATTCCATGCAGGTGTATCGGGGCATGGACATCGGCACGGCCAAGATCAAGCCTGAGGAAACCGAGGGCGTGCCGCATCATTTGATCGACATCCGCGATCCGCGCGAGCCGTATTCGGCCGCGGACTTCCAGGAAGCCTGCTCGCGGCTCATTCCGGAAATCGCCGGCCGCGGACGGCTGCCGTTCATCGTCGGCGGAACGGGACTGTACATCGAGTCGGTCTGCTACGGCTACCGCTTTTCGCAGGCGGCGTCGGACGAGGCGTACCGGTCCGAGCTTCAGGCCTTCGCGGATGCCCGCGGCCCCGAAGCGCTGCATGCGAGGCTTGCGGCCGCCGATCCCGAGAGCGCCCAGCGGCTGCATCCGAACGACGTCCGCCGCGTCATCCGCGCTCTGGAGATCCTGCACCTGACGGGGGAGACGATGAGCGGCCAGCTGGCCGGACAGAAAAAGGAGTCGCCCTACGAATTATGTCTGCTGGGACTGACGATGGATCGGGCCGAGCTCTATCGGCGCATCGAGAGGCGAATCGACGCCATGATGGAGGAAGGGCTCGCGGATGAGGTCGCCCGGCTGCTCGCATCCGGAGTGCCGGACGACGCGGTCGCGATGCAGGGGCTCGGCTACAAGGAGCTCGTCCCGTGGCTGCGAGGAGAGTCCGATCGGGAAGAGGCGGTCGAGCTGCTCAAGCGCGACACGAGGCGTTTCGCGAAGCGGCAGCTGAGCTGGTTCCGCCATATGAAGGACATCGAGTGGATCGACATGGGGGAAAATTTTCACAACAATTTGAACCGCATCCATGCTATACTAGCAGGAAAGCTAGGCTTCGGTCTTGAATATGCCAATAACCAATCTTCTTGTGACGGGGGTAACTCTCAATGA
- a CDS encoding YdcF family protein, with product MSRIPGSPAPRKGGGPKPAAGDAGGPTPKGAAAGKPKAVSKRKAASRRKRRPARQARGGGLVGRLLRVSAIGLSAIALACGWMLWAIVSYEPDAAVPQRQAGIVLGASLWNDRPSPGLKERLDLAVRLHEAGRVDKLIVSGGLDRNGSKLTEAQGMRLYLVEQGVPREDILLENRATSTYENLVFSREVGEKNGISSYLIVTHEFHAPRALDMARFLGFEDPFVSSVKSKVLSASFSQSREVLATGKWKLDKLLLLIGLKGA from the coding sequence ATGAGCCGGATTCCCGGCTCCCCCGCTCCCCGCAAGGGGGGAGGACCGAAGCCAGCGGCTGGCGACGCAGGCGGACCGACGCCGAAAGGCGCGGCCGCCGGCAAGCCGAAAGCCGTCAGCAAGCGCAAGGCGGCTTCCCGCAGGAAGCGGCGGCCGGCGAGGCAAGCAAGAGGAGGCGGCCTCGTCGGCCGTCTTTTGCGCGTTTCGGCAATCGGCTTGTCTGCCATCGCGCTGGCCTGCGGCTGGATGCTTTGGGCGATCGTCTCGTACGAGCCGGATGCCGCAGTCCCCCAGCGGCAGGCCGGGATCGTGCTGGGCGCCTCGCTTTGGAACGACCGGCCGAGTCCGGGACTGAAGGAACGCCTCGATCTGGCCGTCCGTCTTCATGAGGCGGGTCGGGTAGACAAGCTGATCGTCTCGGGAGGCCTCGACCGCAACGGCTCGAAGCTGACGGAGGCGCAGGGGATGCGCCTTTACCTCGTCGAGCAGGGCGTTCCCAGGGAGGACATCCTGCTGGAGAACCGCGCGACAAGCACGTACGAGAACCTGGTGTTCAGCCGCGAGGTGGGGGAGAAGAACGGCATCTCCTCCTACCTGATCGTGACGCATGAGTTTCATGCGCCGCGTGCTCTGGATATGGCCCGGTTCCTCGGCTTCGAGGATCCGTTCGTCAGCTCCGTCAAGTCCAAGGTGCTCAGCGCGTCGTTCAGCCAGTCGCGCGAGGTGCTCGCCACCGGCAAGTGGAAGCTGGACAAGCTGCTGCTGCTGATCGGCCTCAAGGGCGCTTAA
- the qoxA gene encoding cytochrome aa3 quinol oxidase subunit II, translated as MKAARKRLRRLGTVLAGAGMAVFLAGCENPIVLDPQGPVAEIQKGLIWISILLCAVVVVPVLAIFAYIVWRYRDKPDNKAPYEPNWSHSTKLEVIWWTIPIIIVLLLGYFTVRDTYKLIKPPAETAHVEPVTIQVTSMDWKWLFQYPDQGIATVNYLNIPEKTPIQFVLTSNSAMNSFWVPQLGGMMYTMPGMAMRMWLQADGTGEYYGSGANFSGSEFAKMNFKVKSMSQDDFDAWIDKSKQEPAKLDREAYQQLAVKGTAPIQTFGDMEPTLFSSIVIKNGGHHHPANGLDIRGAFPVKQDKQDSSAGGSQAADSAASGEQPDSSQ; from the coding sequence ATGAAAGCTGCACGCAAGCGGCTCCGCAGGCTCGGGACAGTCCTGGCCGGAGCCGGAATGGCCGTATTCCTGGCCGGGTGCGAAAATCCGATCGTCCTCGATCCACAAGGACCGGTCGCGGAAATTCAGAAGGGTTTGATCTGGATCTCCATCCTTCTATGTGCCGTCGTCGTCGTGCCGGTACTGGCGATCTTCGCCTATATCGTCTGGAGATACCGCGACAAGCCGGACAACAAGGCGCCGTACGAGCCGAACTGGTCGCACAGCACGAAGCTCGAGGTGATCTGGTGGACGATCCCGATCATCATCGTCCTGCTGCTCGGATACTTCACCGTGCGCGATACGTACAAGCTCATCAAGCCGCCGGCCGAAACGGCGCATGTCGAGCCGGTGACGATCCAGGTCACGTCGATGGACTGGAAATGGCTGTTCCAATATCCGGACCAGGGGATCGCGACGGTCAACTACCTGAACATCCCGGAAAAGACGCCGATTCAGTTCGTCCTCACCTCCAATTCGGCGATGAACTCGTTCTGGGTGCCGCAGCTGGGCGGCATGATGTATACGATGCCGGGAATGGCCATGCGGATGTGGCTGCAAGCAGACGGCACGGGCGAGTACTACGGCTCGGGCGCCAACTTCTCCGGCAGCGAGTTCGCCAAGATGAACTTCAAAGTCAAGTCGATGTCGCAGGACGACTTCGACGCCTGGATCGACAAGTCGAAGCAGGAGCCGGCCAAGCTGGACCGCGAGGCTTACCAGCAGCTCGCCGTGAAGGGCACCGCGCCGATCCAGACGTTCGGCGATATGGAGCCGACGCTGTTCAGCTCGATCGTCATCAAGAACGGCGGCCATCACCATCCGGCGAACGGCCTCGACATCCGCGGCGCGTTCCCGGTCAAGCAAGACAAGCAGGACAGCTCCGCCGGCGGCAGCCAGGCGGCTGATTCCGCGGCGTCCGGCGAACAGCCGGACTCGAGCCAATAG